ATACTTTGGCTGGTCAGATAACATTTTACTGGATGTTGTCAGTGTTGGGGTTCTGTTCTGGTTTCACACTGCTCCTGTCTAATGATAccaaaaaggaaagagagacacacacacacacacacacacacacacacacacacacaccacagacacacacacacacacagctggatgTCTCTGGGTATGAcagcacaaaaagaaaaaaaagggggggaagAAAAGAATGTAACGTTTCTCTTTGACCTGAGATTGAGTTGGGACTCAGCAGTGAggcctgacctctgaccctagAGAACACACGAGAACATAGATCATTGGTACCGCCACTGTCCTATGGTCAGATGGGAGGGGAAGTCCCCGGTGCGTCGGAACACAAGGCAAACTGTCGTAcctttacacaaacacagcaaccaAACCAGCTCAGATACACTTTACACGACAACAAGCATTACAAAAATGGACCGGAGTGGAAACGTTCATGGATCCAACCTGAAGgagactttttttctctttttacataTAGATATTAACTATAATACAACCACAAGAGAAATAAGGAATAGCAGCTTCTTTCTGTACATGACGAATGTCTCCAACCATATAAAAGTTAGAAAAGTAACACAAACAATTGGTGTGTACATGAAAGCTCTGCCCACGTATAGATGTTGGAGACTAATGACTAGTCCAAAGAACTACCACGAAACCAACACCTCGGTCCTCGGGGCAAGACCAGACAAGGAGACGTTAAGATCTAGTGTTCATATCTTTATGTCTTTTatctttatgtctttttttttgcttctttatggATTGGATTTGGCTTTTAAACCGTAACAGAACGGCACCTGTGTGAGAAGAGGATGTGGCTCAATTTCAGGGTCCACAACGTTCTTTTGATAGAGTAGCTGTGGAGGAGTAGTGTAGTATTGGAGAGGGAGCTTCATTTCCCATTTGATCACAGATTTTAAGATTGATGTGGTAGCAATACAAATTGCTTTCAATCCGGTGTGTTGGAGCATTACTGGCCAATACTGCAGTAAAGAGAATTTGACAAAAAGGACAATTTGGCAACAATTTTGGCAGATTTGACCTTTCTCCCTCCAGTTGTTAGTTCCAGTGGATTAGCTGTTGCCACCCAGCCTGCAGAGCAACAGGACTACAGCTGACCTCTCTGAAGTGCTTCTTCACTAGATACACATTTTCTACAAGACAGTGGTCATTTGTAAAAAGCCTGCACATTTTGTTTCCCactcatttgaaaatgtgtataCAAAAGTAACAAACAACAATTTGTAAAATAAGTTCAGACataaagagagcgagagagaacgAGATCTCCACCAAATCATTTCTTACTGGTCCTCCCACTCAGCAGCCAGGCAGCGTCCCATGTGACAGCCAGCTGGTAGAAAccaaaagtacaacaaaatgaaaaaggtttGTCGAGGTACAGCAGAACATGGTGACCTAGTGACAGTTTTCTCCACGTCCCTGCGAGTAGCCACACCTAGCTGGTGGACATGgttttactgtatgtgataaaagaaaactataataataaaataaaaaatacaaactgagACATCAGGTTCTGCAGAGAAAAAGGTGGCAGGGGTTGCAGTCTGGTAGGGTGTCTCTATCCAATCAGCAAGCCGATGACTGTGGGAGGGGCATGGCACGTTCGTTTTTGCGCCCTCCGTTCATGTGTGCGTACGGTGGCAGTTCGTCCAGAGAGGGCCGCACCCCCCCTGACCCTGCTGCGAGCCCCGCCCCTGACAGCCCGTTGGTTGCCTGCTGGCCGGAGGACTGCTTGTCCATAGCAGCAGTCGACgtagagggagaggagggggagctGGCGGCTAACGAGGGGGCCGGCGGAGCCTCTGAGCTAGGGGAGGGTGGGGTCTGTTGTGGTACTGGGGGTTGCTGTGACTGTGTGGAAGAAGGGGGCTCCAGAGGAATCTCATCCATATTGTCCAGGTGGAGCTGCGGGGCCTCAGGCGGCTTGTTATCGGTGCTGTAGAAGAAACTAGACTCTCTGAAAGACGGGTCCAGCTCGTCCTTTAGGCTGCTGATGATCTCCAGAAAGGAAGGACGCATCTTAGGGTTGTACTGCCAACACATTCGCATCAGCTcaaatctacacacacacacacacacacacccacacacagacagacagacagacagacagacagacagacagacagacagacagacagacagacagacagacagacagacagacagacagacagacagacagacagacagacagacagacgggttAGCTCAGTGTGCATCAACAACATGTCCTCCTGCAGTAGTGACTACGTCCAGAGGAACTGGGCCTTCCAGCCAACAAGCTAATATTTACTTTTGCCATGCGTTTGCTCTCTGTTGCTAAAGCGGCCCCTGACCCCCTTTCCTTTTATGAAGCACAGCGTGGATGCTGCTTTCACCACGATATGAGCCGCCTGACGCACCAACACGCCTTGCATTAAGTTACATTGAGTGGAGCAGAAGGAAACTCAAAGAAACGTTGTTGTCCTGCTTTCTACAACCCAGCAAACAGTGTTTGATCCAAAAACCAAATGCTGTTCAATGTATTGGTCAATAAAAAATTTACTTTCAATACACTTGTATGATAATGTGTAGTTTTGGTTATGCTGTGAAACTTTTAGACACCAAAATATAGCACTaagggcaacctgcacaattggttcattaacattttagcatacatttatgctaaaatatgtcttgtctccaccgtgggatagagggaaacgtaaTTTTGATGTCTTTGTATGTCTtcacatgtgaagaaattgacaataaaacagACTTTGATACATTTAGCAAATTATtcaagcagttgcacattttgttttcccatcctgtatatatttaaatatttgttcttatattttattcttacattttattcctattattattattattattattattattatcattattattattatgtgtacactgtatgtatgtatattttttcctagtatctcatttatatttatattctgtgttgtgtgactaatgtaagtgtgctgctgtaacaccgtaatttcccatttttttgggatcaataaatatctatctatctatctatctatctatagaattattgttaaaagttaaattttattATTTGGCTACAGGGACAGCAAGCACCTTTAAAGAAATAGGTTGACATCTAGTGATCTTTAGACCTGCTGATCAGTAGATCATGTCACGTttgaacagagccaggctagctgtgcCCACCATTTAAAATccttgtgctaagctaaccggctgtgGTTGCCTAGTTTGCATACATACGTCTAATCTAATTCTTGGcataaaagcaaataagcatatttaccacattttaaagtattcCTTTAAGGCTGAATACATTACTTACAAAGGGATGCAGTCTATGCGGTTAGAGTTGACGTGACAGACCTGTCAACGGTCTAATAGAAAGCTACAAAGGATGCCATTCAGCCTTGTCAAATATTGTAAAACTGCACAGTGCAATTAtatcaaaagtgtttttattgattatattttaaataatgagTAGAAGGACaacatattgtttaaaatatgaTTGCTGTAAGAAAACTGCCTCATTAATAGAAATTTCCCTTTGGAAggcattgtcattgttttcacaGCAAACCATGTGCCTTCACATTTGTTCTCCTCATACCTAAACCATCTGACActtcctacatttttttttggtttatggCCAAACTTGTTTGCCACGCTCACAACTCTTTAGATGTGGATTTACACTTGGACTGTTCCATATTAAGAGCAACGCATCATGGAGAAAATAAGAGCAAAAACTTCATGTGTGTCTTACAGCATGTCAGGACAGTTCTGTGGTTTCTCCAGCAGCCCCCCCTCCATGACGAAGCGGAGCACCTGTTCATTGGACAGACCTTGGTAGGGTTGTTCTGCCAGGGTGGCAATTTCCCACAGTACAACCCCGAAAGACCTagacaggggggggggaagtTAAATCAGTGTGCATTCCATTATCACTACCATACTCTTAATTTACTATACTAAACTTGAAGCTGTGGTGgtgaggaggtcactgaacaaactgttatctttcatggataaccccgacccccctctccaccccccacaCTGGTTGAACAGAGCAGcaccttctctaagaggctccgacacggaccgctacagggaATCATTCCTATCACAGGCAATACAACGTATTGACACGGCGTCCCTGGGCGCTAGATAAGACCCTGAGACATCACAATACTGCTctaagtgcaacttgcacaataggttggttgtatatattttagatGATTTGTTCTTATAAtctatcttattattatttcatgtatattgtaccCTGTTATACCATGTATATTCTGTAAgtttgctgtgtgtctgatattttgttgcaaatttcccatttttttggatcaatacaaatgtatctatccatctatctatctacctactcTGGACATATTTTTTGAAAGAACTAAAGGCAGAAAAAGATgccaccctgtgtgtttgtttctgtttgtgcgCCTGCTCACCAGACATCCGAGGTGGTGGTGAAGACTCCGTCCTTGAGGGACTCAGGTGACATCCAGCGGACTGGGAGCAAACCCTTACCACCTTTACGGTAGTAGTCCGTCTCATAGATGTCTCTGGTCATGCCaaagtctacacacacacacacacacacacacacacacacacacacacacacacacacacacacacacacacacacacacacacacacacacacacacacacacacacacacacacacacacacacacacacacacacacacacacacacacacacacacacacacacacacacacacacacagatgttaaCTTGCATCAAATCTCCACTGAAGAGGTCAGGACAGAGCTGCCCCTAGAGGGTTCCATTTCTGGGAACGAAGTTACACTTCTGATTTGGCTGTCCAGTAACTTGATAATGAAGACATTTCCACCTTATGAGCATGCTCCCAGCTCCCTCCCACCTCTGCTCCGTAGCTGACTGGGACCTCTGACCTCATTCCAGTTCTTTACCTCCTATCTTAACAGTGAAATCCTCGGCCACCATGCAGTTCCTGGCTGCCAGATCTCTGTGGACAAACTTGTTGGCGTTGAGGTAAGCCATGCCGTCAGCGATCTGCCCGGCCATCTGAAGCATCTTCTtcagaggagggagagacaggcTCGACCACTGTtgctggagacagacagacagatgggaCAAAAGTAAGTTCTCAGAAAAAGAACAAGGTTGTGTAGCTGAGCCATAGGACATCAGCTCCGTTtgagtatataatatatacataccaCATAACTATTGCATGTAATAGTTTGACAAGTTCACCACAAAATATGTTCTGAAATAAATCATCTTTAGTTAGGGTATAAAATTACTCTAATTTGCAGTAACTAACTGTTACAATCcaagtacatactgtacagtctGTCTATAGTGCAAGTACAAATCATAATTGAATTCATCAGAGTTCATGGGTACCTACAgctattaattttattttgttgtaccATACATAGGTATTTAGCTCTTTATTATGAAAATCAAATCAAGCTGACTTATCCACATACTAAGAGCAGGGACCTGGGGGAAGAAGCCAACGAGGGTTAGAAGTCAGTCAGTACCTCTTTAGGTCGCAGCGAGCGTAAGTAACTCTTCAGGTCCCCTCGCGTCATCAGCTCCATGATGACCAGGGTGGGTTGGCCCTGAGAAACCACTCCCAGGAGACGAACCTGCACCAAACACAGCATGTCACCACCGTGAAACAAAGGTCGGACTGACACTGGGGGGTGTGACAAGACACTCTGCTCACCAGACcagattgggttcacgagacAGGATTTCAGCActaatttaaagaaatcttCAATTTAGTAAAGTAGTCTTTCCTCAGAGAACCAATAGTTTCATTGCAGCAGTAGACAAGGAAGCAAGCTGCACTTGTATTGATCTTCGACCATTTAAAAGTGAAGGGaggaacatttctctttgtttaatatCATTCAAAGTAAAGTTAGGTTAGGATTTCTGCTTCCGACtcataaaaaagagagaaatagagcAATCTGCGCGAGTCAGCGCCACACTGAACTGTCACACCATGCAGTCCATGTGTGGTGGctgcgcgagagagagagagagagagagagagagacagtaacCTCTAATGTTCTAACGCTGGGTTTTACCGGCAGCTTTGTACAATTGCAACTCCTCTACTGCTCGGCAAAAGTGAACTCAGAGTCAACTTTGGTGACCAATATTGTGTGACAATTTTTACcttgacaagtgtgtgtgtgtgtgtgtgtgtgtgtgtgtgtgtgtgcattgacATACCACGTGGTGACAGTTGAACTCCTTCATGACAGAGGCTTCATTGAGAAACTCTATTCTCTCCCTCATGCTGGCCGACTCGTTGACCGTCTTAATGGCGACGTGTGTCTCTGGCTCATCTTTAACCACGCCCTTTGCCAAGCCCTCGTACACCATGCCAAAGGACCCCTGGCCAAGCTCACGACTCAGGGCGATCTTCTCCCGTGCCACCTCCCACTCATCTGGTACATACACtgcacagaaaaaacacaaatttttaTAAAGACCCTGCATAGATGTATTCCTGTTATTCCGACAGCAACCATAAAACtgtgcattacatttttcacatacacACTTCACTCACTTTCTGCAGCGCTGAAGTACTCTGGGTTGACTGAAGCGTACAGGACTCCATTTCCAAGCCGATCACTATTCCtgaccaaaaccaaaacaggaATGTTTACAGACACactttcacatatttttttgcacacacgCCTGCAATGCATACTTTCGGGATCTGCATGGTGTATAATCATGCAGATCACCGAGCACAGTTTCCGCTTCCAAAGAATATTGGCAAGATGCCTtcctgaaacatttttgaaagccTAATGGGGTTGGAGCaattcaaaacattgttttaagatataaaaaaaaaatctagtaaGAACTAGTAGTCCAGAGTGGCCGTTTCTAGCATAAATTATATCACAACATTGTCTCCCATCTTTGAATTAGTTATATCCAAATGAATATTCGTGAAGCATGTTCTTTATTTTcagagcccactagatggcggtcTCTGTTCAACAACAGGTTGAAAGCCACTGAACTGCCATTCCTTTCTCTAAACCAGGAGCACCATCAAGTTGAGTTAACAAAGACAACTGATGCtccatgaagcttcatttggacatcactaGTTTAAATCATATAAAATCACATTATCTACATATTTTGAAACAAACACTACACTAATGACAGTAAACATCTAAGCTTTAATTGACACCTAGTTTTATGGACTATAATTGGTAGAAGCATATTGCTTTCTTTTGAGTGGtttgtgattaaaaatgaatcatAGTGTATTGTGACCACAGTGACCATGAGCAGCTGGGTGAAAGTCTAATTGAAAATACTCTAGaggagaacaagaaaaaaaagttatcacCACCAGATGTCTATAGacacctacagacacacacagacacacacacgcacacacacacacacacacacacacacacagacacacctttTCCTGCTGAGGACCACCAGCATTGAGACGAAAAGGCAGATGACAAGGATAATGGCAATAGGCACAAAGATCATTGCGTAGAAGACATTTTCATATCCTGTTGGGTCAAACAGTTGAATTACTTTAATGATAACAGACATTGTCATATATGTGCTGTTCGAAAACAGATGTAAACATTACAAGGAGTGATGCAGTTTGATGAGACATGCCATTGTGCGTCTTACGTTCAGCCACATAGAAGTCCAGAGGGGGTGTCCAGGAGCCGTTGCCAGCCAGTGATGTGGCTCTCACTCTGACTGAATAGTTCCCTGGACTAAGGTTGGACAGCCGAACGCCACGCTGGGCCTTATACATCTGGCCCGAGACACATTCGTGCTTCtcattctgacacacacacacacacacacacacacacacaaaaaagaaaaaggtgtttATAGACAGAAAGTGCAAAGTCTAATGAAAATGCAAGACCCTCGGTTTTTCAGGTCAgatgattggtgtgtgtgtgtactatgctgtactatatatatataNNNNNNNNNNNNNNNNNNNNNNNNNNNNNNNNNNNNNNNNNNNNNNNNNNNNNNNNNNNNNNNNNNNNNNNNNNNNNNNNNNNNNNNNNNNNNNNNNNNNccgggggcaactcggggttcagtgccttgcccaaggacacttcgacaatgaccgcaggggcggggatcgaaccaccaaacttccgattggcaggcaaccgctctaccactgagccacagccgcccggTCAGACCAATATAACATATTTAATGACACTCAATACATAATGTTAATGGAGTTCTCATCAGACTTCATCTATGACACAAAAGTAAGGTATGGtatgtattaagagaacattGTCCATCCAATTTTCATCCAACTATAGATGACTTGTCAGAGTGGTCAACCAGCATTTTGCTCAGATGTGGACAGCGCTATTACATAAACTCTTGCAATGAATTCTGAATAAACATCAATTTTCTGGCTTCCTAGTTCTTTTAAAAATCAGCAGGTCCTCAGTGAGGTGGGAGGCAGATGCACAGATGTTGTCTTACCTCAGCAGCCAGTTTGAATTTGATCTCATACATGAGGATGAGTCCGTTGGGGTGGAGAGGCTCTGGCCAGCGCAGAAATACCCATTCCTCATGGCCCTCCCAGGTCACATGGCCAGGTATGTCATCAGCCTtttctgcacacacagaaaagataTTACAACTGTAAACACACGTCACAGGTTTGATTTCTACAACCGGCTGGTGAATCCAGAATATCTTTTGACGTCTTCAGTGGCTAGTCAAAGAGCTCATCAACGACCCAGCGTCTCGGCAGACATATATACCTGGAAGACACTACACTACAGTGCTGGTCAAATATGATAATTAGAGTGTACTACATCTCTAACACAGATCATTCCTCCTCTAACCTGCAGGCTTGGTTCTGGAGAAGACAAACTCTGCGGCGCTGCAGCGCTGGACCTGTCGATTGCAGGCGTGAATGTCGATGCGGTAAACTGTGAATGGCTGCAGGCCAGAGATCTGCAGCTCACGCTCCGTCACTGCTTGCTCAACGAACTCGTACTCTTTGTCGGCTGGCTCCAAGTCCGCGGTGCTGCCGTTACCAGTGGCTTGGACAGGAGGGATGGTGCTGCTGTTGGTGTGCGGCCGGTTGTGGCGGGGGTGGGTGGAGTTGACTATGCCAAAGAGATCTCTACGGCGACGGTCTGGTGGCCTGGAAGTGAGAGGAAAAGCATGATGGAGCGGTGATACAAGAGAGGCAAGGAGGAAGGGATGGATAATGGACAATGTTgggagagagaagacagaggatTGTTATAAGATGAGTATGGAAACATCAGAATGTAATTGGTTTTCCCACCCCCAAATGCTAAGAGGGACATCTAAAACTAAATGGCAAAGctcaaatgaaaatgtaacatttacaaGGTCAGCTGAAAAGAGAATGCGGGAAATGTGATGACACCTGTTAAGACACCTGAAGAAAACCTACACCCATCCCTTTCTTCTGCCTTGGCAAAACATATTGAGAAATATTTAATATCAACTGGATCAAGctctgcatatgtgtgtgtagagacAAAGAGGGATAATGTGATGTAGATGTCTGACGTGAAAGGCAGCAGGCCAACTCCCTAACTCAGAAAGACGCTAAAACATAGTTCAGAAAAGAGGCAAAACTGCTAAGCTATAAGCTAAACTATATAAGGGTTAACAACTGAAGGCAGTTACTGATCTGCACTGGAGGTCCCTGGAAAATTCAACCCACATTACACACTAGTGCCATACAATAAAGCAATGATAAAAAGTCGCTTACCTTGGTGTAAAAATTGAGTTGTGCAAGAAGTTCTCAAAGACTTTTCTGTAGGAGGCGTCAGCAGCTTCGGCCTCCAGGACCTCGACTGATTTGGGGCAGGGGCAACAGGGGCCTTTGTCTGGCCCATCGGCATCTGGCTTAGTGGGCTTGGTGTCCTCTTCCTGGTCTCCCACACCCATGGCAGCAATCCTTATGGGGATCTTCAGCTCTGGAGGAGGAAGTAGAAGACGTGTTTCATGATATGTGTACTCTGTAACTTAACAACTAGCAATACAGTTGTATCagttgtgcttgtgtgtatgaaCCTTTAGAGCAGTAATTGTGCTGATACAGCTCTCGGTCCTCGGCTTGTTGCTGCCATCGGACCAGGTAGTAAGTTTGGTTTCCATTTGGTGAGATAGGGGGCGACCAACGCACCACCAGCTGTGTAGATGAGTTAGAGTACGCTCGCACATCCTGAGGCATTGAGGGCGCTGAAAGGGAGACAATAAACCCCGGAATCATTCTGATGTCACTGGCTGCTTCGTACAGTAAACCTGGTTTCCTCGAATGTGTCCTTCATACTGGGATGAACAGGCTGCCAATACAGATGGGATTCTCATCACGGTACTGCTACATCTTTACAGTGCAGCTGGATTTATTTAAAGCAATCCTCCATTACATCTAATTATATCATAGATTTTCTAAATCAGATTCCTCCGTCTCTTTCAGTTGCAGCTGTGTTTACTGAAACaatcttcctctccatctctttacACTGTGTTTGGATCCCATGAATAGATGTGGGATTGTTTCATGATGACAAATAAGCAGCAATGCGAACAGAACATTTGCTGTCGGTAGGAGCGTTCTGGTGAGATGAATGTttaagtgcccatattctgcttATGTTCaggttaataattgtattttgaggttgtacgagaataggtttacatggttcattttctaaaaacaccatatttttgttgtactgcacattgctacaGATCCTGTTcacaccc
The Etheostoma cragini isolate CJK2018 chromosome 1, CSU_Ecrag_1.0, whole genome shotgun sequence genome window above contains:
- the igf1rb gene encoding insulin-like growth factor 1b receptor isoform X1, with the protein product MKSGTQWSRLTLFWGLMLGLSSCLRPATAEVCGPSIDIGNDITEFRRLENCTVVEGYLQILLIGDKNNNNINQEVFRSLSFPKLTVITDYLLLFRVSGLDSLSTLFPNLTVIRGRNLFYNYALVIFEMTSLKDIGLYNLRNITRGAIRIEKNPELCYLDSVDWSLILDAEFNNYIAGNKQSKECSDVCPGIMENNPQCRKTMFNDNYNYRCWNSNHCQKECPEKCARRVCTADGECCHPQCLGSCTLPGSDTACAACVHYYHQGRCVADCPPGTYKFEGWRCISAELCSKVHLPDFNSFVIHGGECMSECPHGYTQTKPNSMFCTACDGLCDKVCEEKVIDSMDAAQSLKGCTVIKGNLHITIRRGHNMVAELESFTGLIQRVTGNVRIRHSHTLTSLAFLRSLRYIDGEELLDDTYAFLAVDNQQLQYLWDWKQHNLTIKAGKLSFRANPKLCMSEIRKMWEKTAIQGRFDESDFRNNGDRASCESTILTFKSNSTSSTRIKLTWQRYRPPDYRDLISFIVYYKEAPYQNITVYDGQDGCGSNSWTMVDVELRPDKDSDPGVLLSSLKPWTQYAVFVKAITLVVEDKHLPSAKSQVVYIRTSPSAPSMPQDVRAYSNSSTQLVVRWSPPISPNGNQTYYLVRWQQQAEDRELYQHNYCSKELKIPIRIAAMGVGDQEEDTKPTKPDADGPDKGPCCPCPKSVEVLEAEAADASYRKVFENFLHNSIFTPRPPDRRRRDLFGIVNSTHPRHNRPHTNSSTIPPVQATGNGSTADLEPADKEYEFVEQAVTERELQISGLQPFTVYRIDIHACNRQVQRCSAAEFVFSRTKPAEKADDIPGHVTWEGHEEWVFLRWPEPLHPNGLILMYEIKFKLAAENEKHECVSGQMYKAQRGVRLSNLSPGNYSVRVRATSLAGNGSWTPPLDFYVAERYENVFYAMIFVPIAIILVICLFVSMLVVLSRKRNSDRLGNGVLYASVNPEYFSAAEMYVPDEWEVAREKIALSRELGQGSFGMVYEGLAKGVVKDEPETHVAIKTVNESASMRERIEFLNEASVMKEFNCHHVVRLLGVVSQGQPTLVIMELMTRGDLKSYLRSLRPKEQQWSSLSLPPLKKMLQMAGQIADGMAYLNANKFVHRDLAARNCMVAEDFTVKIGDFGMTRDIYETDYYRKGGKGLLPVRWMSPESLKDGVFTTTSDVWSFGVVLWEIATLAEQPYQGLSNEQVLRFVMEGGLLEKPQNCPDMLFELMRMCWQYNPKMRPSFLEIISSLKDELDPSFRESSFFYSTDNKPPEAPQLHLDNMDEIPLEPPSSTQSQQPPVPQQTPPSPSSEAPPAPSLAASSPSSPSTSTAAMDKQSSGQQATNGLSGAGLAAGSGGVRPSLDELPPYAHMNGGRKNERAMPLPQSSAC
- the igf1rb gene encoding insulin-like growth factor 1b receptor isoform X2 translates to MKSGTQWSRLTLFWGLMLGLSSCLRPATAEVCGPSIDIGNDITEFRRLENCTVVEGYLQILLIGDKNNNNINQEVFRSLSFPKLTVITDYLLLFRVSGLDSLSTLFPNLTVIRGRNLFYNYALVIFEMTSLKDIGLYNLRNITRGAIRIEKNPELCYLDSVDWSLILDAEFNNYIAGNKQSKECSDVCPGIMENNPQCRKTMFNDNYNYRCWNSNHCQKECPEKCARRVCTADGECCHPQCLGSCTLPGSDTACAACVHYYHQGRCVADCPPGTYKFEGWRCISAELCSKVHLPDFNSFVIHGGECMSECPHGYTQTKPNSMFCTACDGLCDKVCEEKVIDSMDAAQSLKGCTVIKGNLHITIRRGHNMVAELESFTGLIQRVTGNVRIRHSHTLTSLAFLRSLRYIDGEELLDDTYAFLAVDNQQLQYLWDWKQHNLTIKAGKLSFRANPKLCMSEIRKMWEKTAIQGRFDESDFRNNGDRASCESTILTFKSNSTSSTRIKLTWQRYRPPDYRDLISFIVYYKEAPYQNITVYDGQDGCGSNSWTMVDVELRPDKDSDPGVLLSSLKPWTQYAVFVKAITLVVEDKHLPSAKSQVVYIRTSPSAPSMPQDVRAYSNSSTQLVVRWSPPISPNGNQTYYLVRWQQQAEDRELYQHNYCSKELKIPIRIAAMGVGDQEEDTKPTKPDADGPDKGPCCPCPKSVEVLEAEAADASYRKVFENFLHNSIFTPRPPDRRRRDLFGIVNSTHPRHNRPHTNSSTIPPVQATGNGSTADLEPADKEYEFVEQAVTERELQISGLQPFTVYRIDIHACNRQVQRCSAAEFVFSRTKPAEKADDIPGHVTWEGHEEWVFLRWPEPLHPNGLILMYEIKFKLAAENEKHECVSGQMYKAQRGVRLSNLSPGNYSVRVRATSLAGNGSWTPPLDFYVAERYENVFYAMIFVPIAIILVICLFVSMLVVLSRKSDRLGNGVLYASVNPEYFSAAEMYVPDEWEVAREKIALSRELGQGSFGMVYEGLAKGVVKDEPETHVAIKTVNESASMRERIEFLNEASVMKEFNCHHVVRLLGVVSQGQPTLVIMELMTRGDLKSYLRSLRPKEQQWSSLSLPPLKKMLQMAGQIADGMAYLNANKFVHRDLAARNCMVAEDFTVKIGDFGMTRDIYETDYYRKGGKGLLPVRWMSPESLKDGVFTTTSDVWSFGVVLWEIATLAEQPYQGLSNEQVLRFVMEGGLLEKPQNCPDMLFELMRMCWQYNPKMRPSFLEIISSLKDELDPSFRESSFFYSTDNKPPEAPQLHLDNMDEIPLEPPSSTQSQQPPVPQQTPPSPSSEAPPAPSLAASSPSSPSTSTAAMDKQSSGQQATNGLSGAGLAAGSGGVRPSLDELPPYAHMNGGRKNERAMPLPQSSAC